In a genomic window of Gossypium arboreum isolate Shixiya-1 chromosome 9, ASM2569848v2, whole genome shotgun sequence:
- the LOC108454267 gene encoding uncharacterized protein LOC108454267 → MATPQFLSSFRYSDSLTVVAISFCTAIVCEAISWLLIYRTNSYKSLKSSIDKAAKKLEIMKTDQNPSKLSTKKSKTKKIDRVETSLKESSRDLSLFKFKSGAVVALVLIVVFGFLNSLFEGKVVAKLPFKPIGIVMKMSHRGLKGDDSTDCSMVFLYFLCSISIRTNLQKFLGFSPPRGAAGAGLFPIPDPKTN, encoded by the coding sequence ATGGCGACACCCCAATTCCTATCATCCTTCCGGTACTCCGACAGTCTAACAGTCGTAGCTATCTCCTTTTGCACTGCCATTGTCTGCGAAGCCATCTCATGGCTCTTAATCTACCGCACCAACTCTTACAAATCCCTCAAATCCTCTATCGACAAAGCCGCCAAGAAACTCGAAATCATGAAAACCGACCAAAACCCTAGCAAGTTATCCACCAAAAAATCCAAAACCAAGAAGATCGACCGTGTCGAAACCAGCCTCAAAGAATCCAGCCGTGACCTTtccttattcaagttcaaatctgGGGCTGTCGTCGCCCTCGTTTTGATCGTCGTTTTTGGCTTCTTGAATTCTCTTTTCGAAGGCAAAGTTGTCGCCAAATTGCCCTTTAAGCCCATCGGGATAGTGATGAAGATGAGTCATAGAGGATTAAAAGGGGACGATTCTACCGATTGCTCCATGGTCTTTCTCTACTTCTTGTGTTCCATCagtataaggactaatttgcagAAGTTTTTGGGGTTTTCGCCGCCGCGAGGTGCTGCTGGCGCTGGGTTGTTCCCAATACCTGATCCCAAGACTAATTGA